The following proteins are co-located in the Maridesulfovibrio sp. genome:
- a CDS encoding DHA2 family efflux MFS transporter permease subunit — translation MSSFKSPEETSPAERWTIAITVMLGAFIAVMDTSVVNVSMSHMMGSFGASVSSITWVATSYSIAEIIMVTMAGWWSSLLGRRNFYLLSMLLFTLGSIFCGIATSFEEMIIYRIIQGIGGGALIPISQAILRETFPLEEQGMAMSIYGMGVVLAPAMGPILGGILTDQWGWPWIFYINIPVCIGTLFLTAKFVHDPPYLRRGIQSIDWLGIGLLTVFLTGMQIVLERGQEEQWFESEFITIMSIATVLSFLVMIFWELRCKDPVVNLRILKDKNLTLGSLMGMIFGISLFGTTFVLPQFTQQLLGYPAFESGLALAPRAITLMLFMPVAGILYQKVGPKALVFSGIVIILYSYYDLMQLNTQAGMDDMVWPLLIMGIGMPFMFIPLSAVSLCTMEKAHITDASSIYTLGRRIGGNIGYALVAVLLDRKIQIHTSFLMENVSDGRHVSQDFLTETTRLIHELGVNSVAASQYTLGLLNQIVVKQAKMLAYNDISFIFGCLFLLLVPLIFIMPSKSAILALNKKGK, via the coding sequence TTGTCCAGCTTCAAATCTCCGGAAGAAACATCCCCGGCTGAGCGCTGGACCATAGCTATCACCGTAATGCTTGGAGCTTTTATCGCGGTGATGGATACCAGCGTGGTCAATGTTTCCATGTCCCATATGATGGGCAGTTTCGGAGCCAGCGTTTCATCAATTACCTGGGTTGCAACCAGCTACAGCATCGCGGAAATCATCATGGTCACCATGGCCGGATGGTGGAGTTCCCTGCTGGGACGGCGGAATTTCTACCTGCTTTCAATGCTTCTCTTTACACTTGGTTCCATTTTCTGCGGCATTGCCACCAGTTTCGAAGAAATGATCATTTACCGCATTATTCAGGGGATCGGAGGAGGAGCACTTATTCCCATCTCGCAAGCCATATTGCGTGAAACTTTCCCCCTTGAGGAACAGGGAATGGCCATGTCCATTTACGGCATGGGGGTAGTACTGGCCCCGGCAATGGGACCTATTTTGGGTGGCATACTTACGGACCAGTGGGGCTGGCCATGGATTTTTTACATCAATATTCCCGTATGCATAGGAACACTTTTCTTGACGGCTAAATTTGTTCATGACCCGCCTTATCTGCGTAGAGGCATCCAATCCATCGACTGGCTCGGCATAGGGTTGCTTACCGTCTTTCTAACCGGAATGCAGATTGTGCTGGAACGGGGACAGGAAGAACAATGGTTTGAATCCGAATTCATAACCATAATGAGTATTGCCACAGTCCTTTCCTTTCTGGTCATGATCTTCTGGGAATTGCGCTGCAAAGATCCGGTGGTCAACCTGCGCATTCTTAAAGACAAGAACCTTACATTAGGTTCTCTCATGGGAATGATCTTCGGCATATCTCTTTTCGGGACAACATTTGTGCTGCCGCAGTTTACCCAGCAACTGCTTGGCTACCCTGCATTTGAATCCGGACTGGCTCTCGCTCCCAGAGCCATTACTTTGATGCTGTTCATGCCGGTTGCGGGGATACTTTACCAAAAGGTCGGCCCCAAAGCGCTCGTTTTTTCAGGCATAGTAATCATCCTGTACTCATACTATGACCTCATGCAGCTGAACACCCAAGCAGGAATGGACGATATGGTCTGGCCCCTGCTTATCATGGGCATAGGCATGCCTTTCATGTTCATCCCGCTCAGTGCTGTTTCCTTGTGCACAATGGAAAAAGCCCACATTACCGATGCTTCGAGCATATACACACTCGGCAGGCGTATCGGTGGAAACATAGGTTATGCTCTGGTAGCTGTTCTTCTGGACAGGAAGATTCAGATTCACACTTCATTCCTGATGGAAAACGTCAGTGACGGACGGCATGTATCTCAAGACTTCCTTACAGAAACAACACGGCTTATCCACGAACTCGGAGTAAACTCAGTCGCAGCATCACAATATACTCTCGGTTTGTTAAACCAGATTGTGGTCAAACAGGCGAAGATGCTCGCCTACAATGACATATCATTTATTTTCGGCTGCTTATTCTTATTACTGGTACCCCTTATTTTTATTATGCCCAGTAAATCGGCCATTCTGGCTTTGAATAAAAAAGGCAAATAA